One Cucumis sativus cultivar 9930 chromosome 1, Cucumber_9930_V3, whole genome shotgun sequence DNA segment encodes these proteins:
- the LOC101220108 gene encoding tubulin beta chain yields the protein MREILHIQGGQCGNQIGSKFWEVVCDEHGIDPTGRYAGNSELQLERANVYYNEASGGRYVPRAVLMDLEPGTMDAVRTGPYGQIFRPDNFVFGQSGAGNNWAKGHYTEGAELIDSVLDVVRKEAENCDSLQGFQVCHSLGGGTGSGMGTLLISKIREEYPDRMMLTFSVFPSPKVSDTVVEPYNATLSVHQLVENADECMVLDNEALYDICFRTLKLTTPSFGDLNHLISATMSGVTCCLRFPGQLNSDLRKLAVNLIPFPRLHFFMVGFAPLTSRGSQQYRALTVPELTQQMWDAKNMMCAADPRHGRYLTASAMFRGKMSTKEVDEQMMNVQNKNSSYFVEWIPNNVKSSVCDIPPKGFPMASTFVGNSTSIQEMFRRVSEQFTAMFRRKAFLHWYTGEGMDEMEFTEAESNMNDLVAEYQQYQDATADEDLDYEDDVGDAEN from the exons ATGCGTGAGATTCTGCACATTCAAGGAGGGCAATGTGGGAACCAAATCGGCTCCAAGTTCTGGGAGGTCGTTTGCGACGAGCATGGCATCGATCCCACCGGCAG GTATGCTGGAAATTCAGAATTGCAGCTGGAGAGAGCGAACGTGTATTACAATGAAGCGAGTGGAGGAAGGTACGTGCCAAGGGCGGTGTTGATGGACCTTGAACCAGGAACGATGGATGCGGTTAGGACGGGTCCATACGGGCAGATTTTCCGACCAGATAATTTCGTGTTCGGGCAATCGGGTGCTGGTAACAATTGGGCTAAAGGCCATTACACGGAAGGTGCAGAGCTAATTGATTCAGTGCTTGATGTTGTCAGGAAAGAAGCTGAGAATTGTGATTCTCTTCAGG GGTTTCAAGTGTGCCATTCACTTGGAGGTGGAACAGGATCAGGAATGGGGACTCTTCTAATCTCCAAGATCAGGGAAGAATATCCAGATAGAATGATGTTAACTTTCTCAGTGTTTCCATCTCCAAAGGTCTCAGACACAGTTGTAGAGCCATACAATGCTACTCTTTCAGTACATCAATTGGTAGAGAATGCTGATGAGTGTATGGTACTTGACAATGAAGCACTCTATGACATCTGTTTTAGGACTCTAAAACTCACAACCCCAAGTT TTGGGGATTTGAACCATCTAATTTCAGCAACAATGAGTGGAGTTACATGTTGTTTGAGATTCCCTGGCCAGCTGAATTCCGATCTCCGAAAACTGGCTGTGAACTTAATCCCTTTCCCTCGACTTCACTTCTTCATGGTTGGATTCGCACCTTTGACCTCTCGTGGATCACAGCAATACAGAGCACTGACTGTTCCTGAACTGACACAACAAATGTGGGATGCTAAGAACATGATGTGTGCAGCGGATCCACGCCACGGTCGATATCTTACAGCATCTGCAATGTTCCGGGGTAAAATGAGTACGAAAGAAGTCGACGAGCAGATGATGAACGTGCAGAACAAAAACTCTTCTTATTTTGTAGAATGGATTCCAAACAATGTGAAATCTAGTGTTTGTGATATTCCACCTAAAGGGTTCCCAATGGCTTCCACTTTTGTTGGAAACTCAACTTCAATTCAGGAGATGTTTAGAAGAGTGAGTGAGCAATTCACAGCCATGTTTAGAAGGAAGGCTTTCTTGCATTGGTATACTGGAGAGGGAATGGATGAGATGGAGTTTACTGAAGCAGAAAGCAATATGAATGATCTTGTTGCTGAGTATCAACAATATCAAGATGCCACAGCTGATGAAGATCTTGACTATGAAGATGATGTTGGGGATGCCGAGAACTGA
- the LOC101219872 gene encoding phosphoethanolamine N-methyltransferase 1 — MASVNNGGQEREVQKNYWIEHTADLTVEAMMLDSQASYLDKEERPEVLSLLPPCDGKTVLELGAGIGRFTGELAQKAGNVIALDFIENAIKKNESTNSHHKNVKFVCADVTSSELKISDESIDLIFSNWLLMYLSDKEVESLAARIIKWLKVGGYIFFRESCFHQSGDSKRKYNPTHYREPRFYTKIFKECQMRDECGNSYELSLVSSKCIGAYVRTKKNQNQICWLWQKVISQEDRGFQRFLDNVQYKCNGILRYERVFGQGFVSTGGIETTKEFVSKLELKPGQKVLDVGCGIGGGDFYMAENFDAEVVGIDLSINMISFALERAIGRKCPVEFEVADCTTKTYPDNTFDVIYSRDTILHIQDKPALFKSFYKWLKPGGKVLISDYCRSDETPTEEFSEYIKQRGYDLHDVKAYGQMLQDAGFHDVIAEDRTDQFIRVLERELSTIEKEKEEFIQDFSVEDYNEIVDGWKAKLVRSSTGEQRWGLFIANKK; from the exons ATGGCTTCTGTTAACAATGGCG gaCAAGAGCGCGAGGTGCAGAAGAACTACTGGATCGAGCATACTGCGGATTTGACTGTGGAGGCTATGATGCTTGATTCTCAAGCCTCTTATCTTGACAAAGAAGAGCGACCTGAA GTACTTTCCTTGCTTCCTCCGTGTGATGGAAAAACTGTTTTGGAACTTGGAGCTGGAATCGGCCGTTTTACGGGCGAATTAGCCCAGAAAGCTGGCAATGTTATTGCTCTAGACTTCATAGAGAATGCTATAAAGAAG AATGAAAGCACCAACAGCCACCACAAGAACGTCAAGTTTGTTTGTGCCGATGTGACATCTTCAGAGCTTAAAATTTCTGATGAGTCTATTGATTTGATATTCTCAAATTGGCTGCTCATGTACTTATCTGATAAAGAG GTGGAGAGTTTGGCTGCAAGGATAATTAAGTGGTTGAAGGTTGGTGGATATATATTCTTCAGAGAGTCATGTTTTCACCAGTCTGGAGACTCTAAGCGCAAATACAACCCAACACATTATAGGGAACCCAGATTTTATACAAAG ATTTTTAAGGAATGTCAAATGCGTGATGAGTGTGGAAACTCCTATGAATTATCCCTTGTAAGCAGCAAATGTATAGGGGCATATGTACGAACTAAGAAGAACCAAAACCAG ATTTGCTGGTTATGGCAGAAAGTGATCTCACAGGAAGACAGGGGATTCCAGAGGTTTTTAGATAATGTTCAATATAAATGTAATGGAATACTGCGCTATGAGCGTGTGTTTGGTCAAGGTTTTGTCAGTACAGGAGGGATCG AGACCACCAAAgaatttgtttcaaaactCGAATTGAAGCCTGGTCAAAAAGTTCTAGATGTTGGTTGTGGCATTGGAGGAGGTGACTTTTATATGGCAGAGAACTTTGATGCTGAGGTTGTTGGCATTGATCTCTCCATCAATATGATTTCATTTGCTCTTGAGCGAGCCATTGGACGCAAATGCCCCGTCGAATTTGAGGTTGCTGACTGTACCACAAAAACCTATCCAGATAATACTTTTGATGTAATATACAGCCGGGACACAATATTACACATTCAA GATAAACCTGCGCTGTTTAAATCCTTTTACAAGTGGTTGAAGCCAGGAGGTAAGGTTCTTATCAGTGATTATTGTAGAAGCGACGAAACTCCGACTGAAGAGTTTTCTGAGTATATCAAGCAGAGAGGATATGATCTACATGATGTAAAAGCATATGGTCAG ATGCTGCAAGATGCTGGCTTTCATGATGTTATTGCCGAGGATCGCACTGATCAg TTCATTCGAGTCTTGGAACGTGAACTAAGTACTATAGAAAAGGAGAAGGAGGAATTCATTCAGGACTTCTCTGTG GAGGACTACAACGAAATAGTCGATGGCTGGAAAGCAAAATTAGTCCGAAGCTCCACTGGTGAGCAAAGATGGGGACTTTTCATTGCCAACAAGaagtaa